From a region of the Cyanobacterium sp. T60_A2020_053 genome:
- a CDS encoding nitrogenase, translating to MKIINADITPLRLEDSVIIAWLRGLLTVAYADGHFDPEEQELIASLTQDELMPHTELGELEPISAHQLAEALGNDLKVKENFLRTAVMMAIANGVYSQAEADTVHQFQKALGLDIEALKSLESTLWNSQQPTSPSDESNINVLQPMKKWLDGMDIDDPRVARFLCKMIPPQCPFERDIKLFGKKIVHIPPMCKLNPLYEQLVGLRFRSLCFLADKCEEDVSKYM from the coding sequence ATGAAAATAATTAATGCTGACATCACTCCATTACGTTTGGAAGATAGTGTCATTATTGCTTGGTTAAGAGGATTACTCACCGTTGCTTATGCGGATGGTCATTTTGATCCCGAAGAACAGGAATTAATCGCCAGTTTAACCCAAGACGAATTAATGCCTCACACTGAATTGGGCGAATTAGAACCCATCAGCGCCCATCAACTAGCCGAAGCATTGGGAAATGATCTCAAAGTAAAAGAAAATTTTTTGCGTACAGCAGTGATGATGGCTATTGCTAACGGTGTTTATTCTCAAGCAGAAGCCGATACTGTCCATCAATTTCAAAAGGCTTTGGGTTTAGATATAGAAGCCTTAAAATCCCTAGAATCTACTCTTTGGAATTCTCAACAACCTACATCACCATCAGATGAAAGTAATATTAATGTATTACAACCCATGAAAAAATGGTTAGATGGTATGGACATAGACGATCCTAGGGTAGCGCGCTTCCTCTGTAAAATGATCCCCCCTCAATGTCCTTTTGAGAGAGATATTAAACTATTTGGCAAAAAAATTGTTCATATTCCCCCCATGTGTAAGTTAAATCCTTTATATGAACAATTAGTTGGTTTAAGATTTCGGTCCCTTTGCTTCCTTGCTGATAAGTGCGAAGAAGATGTTTCTAAGTATATGTAA